One genomic segment of Coffea arabica cultivar ET-39 chromosome 6e, Coffea Arabica ET-39 HiFi, whole genome shotgun sequence includes these proteins:
- the LOC113695115 gene encoding transcription factor bHLH35-like, giving the protein MDDTWENMFLQTDELDSYLDESFSYYDSSSPEGAQSSAASKNIVSERNRRKKLNERLFALRAVVPNISKMDKASIIKDAIDYIQELHNQERMIQAEISELESKRSIFLDFDQEISYNSQPKRSRFEQTCDSAGSRSSPIEVLELRVSHMGEKTIVVSLTCSKRTDTMVKICEVFESLNLKIITANITAFSGRLLKTVFLEANEEEKDVVKIKIQTAIAALNDPDSPMSM; this is encoded by the exons ATGGATGACACGTGGGAAAACATGTTCCTCCAAACTGACGAACTGGACAG CTATTTGGATGAATCATTTTCATATTATGATTCAAGCTCTCCTGAAGGAGCACAATCATCGGCAGCATCAAAGAACATTGTTTCTGAGAGGAATAGGAGGAAGAAGCTGAATGAGAGGCTATTTGCACTTAGAGCTGTGGTCCCCAATATCAGTAAG ATGGACAAGGCTTCCATTATTAAAGATGCCATAGACTACATACAAGAATTGCATAATCAAGAGAGAATGATTCAAGCTGAAATATCAGAACTGGAGTCAAAGAGGAgtatatttcttgattttgatcaAGAAATAAGCTATAATTCCCAGCCAAAGAGATCAAGATTTGAGCAGACCTGTGATTCTGCAGGATCCAGATCATCTCCCATTGAAGTTCTTGAG TTAAGGGTATCTCACATGGGAGAGAAGACTATTGTTGTTAGCCTCACATGCAGTAAAAGAACAGACACAATGGTGAAGATCTGTGAAGTTTTTGAATCCTTGAATCTCAAAATCATTACAGCCAATATCACTGCATTTTCCGGCAGGCTTCTAAAGACAGTATTCTTAGAG gccaatgaagaagaaaaagatgttGTGAAGATAAAAATTCAAACTGCAATTGCAGCTTTAAATGATCCAGACAGCCCTATGAGCATGTGA